In a genomic window of Periophthalmus magnuspinnatus isolate fPerMag1 chromosome 3, fPerMag1.2.pri, whole genome shotgun sequence:
- the LOC117393402 gene encoding troponin T, fast skeletal muscle isoforms-like isoform X3 — protein sequence MSDTEEQIEAQDEVVEVEVAPEAEPEAEEEAEEEAEPEEEPEPEPEPEPEPEPVEDAYEEEEEKPKFKPSAPKIPDGEKVDFDDIQKKRQNKDLVELQSLIDAHFECRKKEEEELIALKERIEKRRAERAEQQRIRAEKDKERQARREAERMRKEELDLQKRHDDEAKKKIALTNMGSGYSSHLQRVEGKRGKKKPTEREKKKKVLAERCKPLNIQDFSEDKLRDKANELWELLHNLEAIKYDYNERLKRQRYEVISLRNRIDELQKHSKKGAASRRRK from the exons ATGTCTGACACTGA GGAACAAATCGAAG CTCAGGATGAGGTAGTGGAGGTGGAAGTGGCTCCAGAGGCCGAGccagaagcagaagaagaagcagaagaagaagcagaaccagaggaagaACCAGAACCGGAACCTGAGCCTGAACCTGAGCCTGAGCCAGTGGAAG ACGCCTACGAGGAGGAAG AAGAAAAGCCCAAATTTAA GCCCTCAGCCCCGAAGATCCCTGATGGAGAGAAGGTGGACTTTGAT GACATCCAGAAGAAGCGTCAAAACAAAGACCTGGTCGAGCTGCAGAGTTTGATCGACGCACACTTCGAATGTCgcaagaaagaggaagaagaactcATCGCTCTGAAAGAGAGAATC GAGAAGCGTCGTGCTGAGAGAGCCGAGCAGCAGAGGATCAGAGCCGAGAAAGACAAAGAGCGCCAGGCCCGAAGAGAG GCTGAGCGAATGAGGAAGGAGGAGTTAGACCTCCAGAAACGTCACGACGACGAAGCCAAAAAGAAGATCGCCCTCACCAACATGGGCTCAGGCTACAGCAGCCACCTGCAGAGG GTGGAGGGGAAGCGAGGGAAGAAGAAGCCAACGGagcgagagaaaaagaagaaggtTTTGGCAGAGAGATGTAAACCTCTGAACATTCAGGACTTCAGCGAGGACAAGCTCAG gGACAAGGCGAACGAGCTGTGGGAGCTGCTACACAACCTGGAGGCCATAAAGTATGACTATAATGAGCGCCTGAAGAGACAGAGGTACGAAGTCATCTCCCTGAGGAACCGCATCGACGAGCTGCAGAAACA CAGCAAAAAGGGCGCCGCATCCCGCCGCAGGAAGTGA
- the LOC117393402 gene encoding troponin T, fast skeletal muscle-like isoform X2, producing the protein MSDTEEQIEAQDEVVEVEVAPEAEPEAEEEAEEEAEPEEEPEPEPEPEPEPEPVEDAYEEEVDEGDQDEKPKFKPSAPKIPDGEKVDFDDIQKKRQNKDLVELQSLIDAHFECRKKEEEELIALKERIEKRRAERAEQQRIRAEKDKERQARREAERMRKEELDLQKRHDDEAKKKIALTNMGSGYSSHLQRVEGKRGKKKPTEREKKKKVLAERCKPLNIQDFSEDKLRDKANELWELLHNLEAIKYDYNERLKRQRYEVISLRNRIDELQKHSKKGAASRRRK; encoded by the exons ATGTCTGACACTGA GGAACAAATCGAAG CTCAGGATGAGGTAGTGGAGGTGGAAGTGGCTCCAGAGGCCGAGccagaagcagaagaagaagcagaagaagaagcagaaccagaggaagaACCAGAACCGGAACCTGAGCCTGAACCTGAGCCTGAGCCAGTGGAAG ACGCCTACGAGGAGGAAG TCGACGAAGGAGACCAGGACG AAAAGCCCAAATTTAA GCCCTCAGCCCCGAAGATCCCTGATGGAGAGAAGGTGGACTTTGAT GACATCCAGAAGAAGCGTCAAAACAAAGACCTGGTCGAGCTGCAGAGTTTGATCGACGCACACTTCGAATGTCgcaagaaagaggaagaagaactcATCGCTCTGAAAGAGAGAATC GAGAAGCGTCGTGCTGAGAGAGCCGAGCAGCAGAGGATCAGAGCCGAGAAAGACAAAGAGCGCCAGGCCCGAAGAGAG GCTGAGCGAATGAGGAAGGAGGAGTTAGACCTCCAGAAACGTCACGACGACGAAGCCAAAAAGAAGATCGCCCTCACCAACATGGGCTCAGGCTACAGCAGCCACCTGCAGAGG GTGGAGGGGAAGCGAGGGAAGAAGAAGCCAACGGagcgagagaaaaagaagaaggtTTTGGCAGAGAGATGTAAACCTCTGAACATTCAGGACTTCAGCGAGGACAAGCTCAG gGACAAGGCGAACGAGCTGTGGGAGCTGCTACACAACCTGGAGGCCATAAAGTATGACTATAATGAGCGCCTGAAGAGACAGAGGTACGAAGTCATCTCCCTGAGGAACCGCATCGACGAGCTGCAGAAACA CAGCAAAAAGGGCGCCGCATCCCGCCGCAGGAAGTGA
- the LOC117393402 gene encoding troponin T, fast skeletal muscle-like isoform X1 produces the protein MSDTEEQIEAQDEVVEVEVAPEAEPEAEEEAEEEAEPEEEPEPEPEPEPEPEPVEDAYEEEVDEGDQDEEKPKFKPSAPKIPDGEKVDFDDIQKKRQNKDLVELQSLIDAHFECRKKEEEELIALKERIEKRRAERAEQQRIRAEKDKERQARREAERMRKEELDLQKRHDDEAKKKIALTNMGSGYSSHLQRVEGKRGKKKPTEREKKKKVLAERCKPLNIQDFSEDKLRDKANELWELLHNLEAIKYDYNERLKRQRYEVISLRNRIDELQKHSKKGAASRRRK, from the exons ATGTCTGACACTGA GGAACAAATCGAAG CTCAGGATGAGGTAGTGGAGGTGGAAGTGGCTCCAGAGGCCGAGccagaagcagaagaagaagcagaagaagaagcagaaccagaggaagaACCAGAACCGGAACCTGAGCCTGAACCTGAGCCTGAGCCAGTGGAAG ACGCCTACGAGGAGGAAG TCGACGAAGGAGACCAGGACG AAGAAAAGCCCAAATTTAA GCCCTCAGCCCCGAAGATCCCTGATGGAGAGAAGGTGGACTTTGAT GACATCCAGAAGAAGCGTCAAAACAAAGACCTGGTCGAGCTGCAGAGTTTGATCGACGCACACTTCGAATGTCgcaagaaagaggaagaagaactcATCGCTCTGAAAGAGAGAATC GAGAAGCGTCGTGCTGAGAGAGCCGAGCAGCAGAGGATCAGAGCCGAGAAAGACAAAGAGCGCCAGGCCCGAAGAGAG GCTGAGCGAATGAGGAAGGAGGAGTTAGACCTCCAGAAACGTCACGACGACGAAGCCAAAAAGAAGATCGCCCTCACCAACATGGGCTCAGGCTACAGCAGCCACCTGCAGAGG GTGGAGGGGAAGCGAGGGAAGAAGAAGCCAACGGagcgagagaaaaagaagaaggtTTTGGCAGAGAGATGTAAACCTCTGAACATTCAGGACTTCAGCGAGGACAAGCTCAG gGACAAGGCGAACGAGCTGTGGGAGCTGCTACACAACCTGGAGGCCATAAAGTATGACTATAATGAGCGCCTGAAGAGACAGAGGTACGAAGTCATCTCCCTGAGGAACCGCATCGACGAGCTGCAGAAACA CAGCAAAAAGGGCGCCGCATCCCGCCGCAGGAAGTGA
- the LOC117393402 gene encoding troponin T, fast skeletal muscle isoforms-like isoform X4 has translation MSDTEEQIEAQDEVVEVEVAPEAEPEAEEEAEEEAEPEEEPEPEPEPEPEPEPVEEEKPKFKPSAPKIPDGEKVDFDDIQKKRQNKDLVELQSLIDAHFECRKKEEEELIALKERIEKRRAERAEQQRIRAEKDKERQARREAERMRKEELDLQKRHDDEAKKKIALTNMGSGYSSHLQRVEGKRGKKKPTEREKKKKVLAERCKPLNIQDFSEDKLRDKANELWELLHNLEAIKYDYNERLKRQRYEVISLRNRIDELQKHSKKGAASRRRK, from the exons ATGTCTGACACTGA GGAACAAATCGAAG CTCAGGATGAGGTAGTGGAGGTGGAAGTGGCTCCAGAGGCCGAGccagaagcagaagaagaagcagaagaagaagcagaaccagaggaagaACCAGAACCGGAACCTGAGCCTGAACCTGAGCCTGAGCCAGTGGAAG AAGAAAAGCCCAAATTTAA GCCCTCAGCCCCGAAGATCCCTGATGGAGAGAAGGTGGACTTTGAT GACATCCAGAAGAAGCGTCAAAACAAAGACCTGGTCGAGCTGCAGAGTTTGATCGACGCACACTTCGAATGTCgcaagaaagaggaagaagaactcATCGCTCTGAAAGAGAGAATC GAGAAGCGTCGTGCTGAGAGAGCCGAGCAGCAGAGGATCAGAGCCGAGAAAGACAAAGAGCGCCAGGCCCGAAGAGAG GCTGAGCGAATGAGGAAGGAGGAGTTAGACCTCCAGAAACGTCACGACGACGAAGCCAAAAAGAAGATCGCCCTCACCAACATGGGCTCAGGCTACAGCAGCCACCTGCAGAGG GTGGAGGGGAAGCGAGGGAAGAAGAAGCCAACGGagcgagagaaaaagaagaaggtTTTGGCAGAGAGATGTAAACCTCTGAACATTCAGGACTTCAGCGAGGACAAGCTCAG gGACAAGGCGAACGAGCTGTGGGAGCTGCTACACAACCTGGAGGCCATAAAGTATGACTATAATGAGCGCCTGAAGAGACAGAGGTACGAAGTCATCTCCCTGAGGAACCGCATCGACGAGCTGCAGAAACA CAGCAAAAAGGGCGCCGCATCCCGCCGCAGGAAGTGA
- the LOC117393402 gene encoding troponin T, fast skeletal muscle-like isoform X5, which translates to MSDTEEQIEAQDEVVEVEVAPEAEPEAEEEAEEEAEPEEEPEPEPEPEPEPEPVEEKPKFKPSAPKIPDGEKVDFDDIQKKRQNKDLVELQSLIDAHFECRKKEEEELIALKERIEKRRAERAEQQRIRAEKDKERQARREAERMRKEELDLQKRHDDEAKKKIALTNMGSGYSSHLQRVEGKRGKKKPTEREKKKKVLAERCKPLNIQDFSEDKLRDKANELWELLHNLEAIKYDYNERLKRQRYEVISLRNRIDELQKHSKKGAASRRRK; encoded by the exons ATGTCTGACACTGA GGAACAAATCGAAG CTCAGGATGAGGTAGTGGAGGTGGAAGTGGCTCCAGAGGCCGAGccagaagcagaagaagaagcagaagaagaagcagaaccagaggaagaACCAGAACCGGAACCTGAGCCTGAACCTGAGCCTGAGCCAGTGGAAG AAAAGCCCAAATTTAA GCCCTCAGCCCCGAAGATCCCTGATGGAGAGAAGGTGGACTTTGAT GACATCCAGAAGAAGCGTCAAAACAAAGACCTGGTCGAGCTGCAGAGTTTGATCGACGCACACTTCGAATGTCgcaagaaagaggaagaagaactcATCGCTCTGAAAGAGAGAATC GAGAAGCGTCGTGCTGAGAGAGCCGAGCAGCAGAGGATCAGAGCCGAGAAAGACAAAGAGCGCCAGGCCCGAAGAGAG GCTGAGCGAATGAGGAAGGAGGAGTTAGACCTCCAGAAACGTCACGACGACGAAGCCAAAAAGAAGATCGCCCTCACCAACATGGGCTCAGGCTACAGCAGCCACCTGCAGAGG GTGGAGGGGAAGCGAGGGAAGAAGAAGCCAACGGagcgagagaaaaagaagaaggtTTTGGCAGAGAGATGTAAACCTCTGAACATTCAGGACTTCAGCGAGGACAAGCTCAG gGACAAGGCGAACGAGCTGTGGGAGCTGCTACACAACCTGGAGGCCATAAAGTATGACTATAATGAGCGCCTGAAGAGACAGAGGTACGAAGTCATCTCCCTGAGGAACCGCATCGACGAGCTGCAGAAACA CAGCAAAAAGGGCGCCGCATCCCGCCGCAGGAAGTGA